In Microbacterium laevaniformans, a single window of DNA contains:
- a CDS encoding PTS mannitol transporter subunit IICB, with the protein MTTASTTSTGVNRARVGVQRFGTFLSGMIMPNIAAFIAWGFITMLFITKGFFGAESPFGWHWSPVAEIIGGGGNAATIGWNGAMTALASGDAGNFAAYVGLVGPMVTYLLPLLIANTGGRMVYDARGGVVATIATMGVIVGTDIPMFLGAMIMGPLAAWITKQMDKLWDGKIKPGFEMLVNNFSAGILGMILAIVGFFAFGPIMLGISTFLGGIVGWLVSVNLLPLLSIIVEPAKVLFLNNAINHGVFTPLGIQQATEAGKSILFLIEANPGPGVGLLLAFTFFGVGAARASAPGAIIIQFFGGIHEIYFPYALSKPMTILALIAGGATGVTTNMLLGGGLAFPAAPGSIIAVTAAAIGPGVGNLFVVYLSVILAAAVTFLITAVILRASRKRDLAAEAESSASFEAAIAQTEANKGKSSEALAGLRAGAAANAGLEGDQSSLSADSAADAVATGTLAPVGRVTNIVFACDAGMGSSAMGASVLRNKIKKAGVDDVSVTNKAIANLDGSEDLVITQQQLTDRARGRTPNATHVSVDNFMNSPKYDEVVDLVVRQHKDRG; encoded by the coding sequence ATGACAACGGCGTCCACGACATCGACGGGGGTGAACCGCGCACGCGTCGGCGTGCAGAGGTTCGGCACCTTCCTCTCCGGCATGATCATGCCGAACATCGCGGCCTTCATCGCATGGGGCTTCATCACCATGCTCTTCATCACGAAGGGCTTCTTCGGCGCGGAAAGCCCCTTCGGATGGCACTGGTCGCCCGTCGCCGAGATCATCGGCGGCGGCGGAAACGCAGCCACTATCGGGTGGAACGGCGCGATGACGGCGCTCGCGAGCGGCGACGCGGGCAACTTCGCTGCCTATGTTGGCCTCGTCGGACCGATGGTCACGTATCTGCTCCCGCTGCTGATCGCCAACACCGGCGGTCGCATGGTCTACGACGCCCGAGGCGGCGTCGTCGCAACCATCGCGACGATGGGTGTCATCGTCGGCACCGACATCCCGATGTTCCTCGGAGCCATGATCATGGGTCCGCTGGCCGCGTGGATCACGAAGCAGATGGACAAGCTCTGGGACGGCAAGATCAAGCCCGGCTTCGAGATGCTGGTGAACAACTTCTCCGCCGGCATCCTCGGAATGATCCTCGCGATCGTCGGCTTCTTCGCCTTCGGTCCGATCATGCTCGGCATCTCGACGTTCCTCGGCGGCATCGTCGGCTGGCTCGTGAGCGTCAACCTGCTGCCGCTGCTGTCGATCATCGTCGAGCCGGCGAAGGTGCTGTTCCTCAACAACGCCATCAACCACGGCGTGTTCACGCCTCTCGGCATCCAGCAGGCGACCGAGGCCGGCAAGTCGATCCTCTTCCTCATCGAGGCCAACCCCGGTCCCGGTGTGGGTCTCCTGCTGGCGTTCACCTTCTTCGGCGTGGGCGCCGCGCGCGCCTCCGCTCCGGGCGCGATCATCATCCAGTTCTTCGGCGGCATCCACGAGATCTACTTCCCGTACGCGCTGAGCAAGCCGATGACGATCCTCGCCCTCATCGCGGGCGGCGCGACCGGTGTCACGACCAACATGCTGCTGGGCGGCGGCCTCGCCTTCCCGGCGGCACCCGGCAGCATCATCGCCGTGACGGCCGCCGCCATCGGCCCGGGCGTCGGCAACCTGTTCGTCGTCTACCTGTCGGTCATCCTCGCCGCGGCCGTCACGTTCCTGATCACCGCGGTCATCCTGCGGGCCTCTCGTAAGCGCGATCTGGCGGCGGAAGCGGAGTCCAGCGCCTCGTTCGAAGCGGCGATCGCCCAGACCGAGGCGAACAAGGGCAAGAGCTCCGAGGCCCTCGCCGGCCTGCGTGCCGGCGCCGCCGCGAATGCCGGCCTCGAGGGCGACCAGTCGTCGCTGTCGGCCGACAGCGCCGCCGATGCCGTCGCGACGGGAACGCTGGCGCCCGTCGGACGCGTGACGAACATCGTGTTCGCGTGCGACGCCGGTATGGGCTCGTCCGCGATGGGCGCGAGCGTGCTGCGCAACAAGATCAAGAAGGCCGGCGTCGACGACGTCTCGGTCACCAACAAGGCGATCGCGAACCTCGACGGCAGCGAGGACCTCGTGATCACCCAGCAGCAGCTCACCGACCGCGCGCGCGGGCGCACACCGAACGCCACGCACGTTTCGGTGGACAACTTCATGAACTCGCCGAAGTACGACGAGGTCGTGGATCTGGTGGTCCGCCAGCACAAGGATCGGGGCTGA
- the ptsP gene encoding phosphoenolpyruvate--protein phosphotransferase, whose protein sequence is MSELRGVGIGLGVAQGPVARMADPLPAPSDVPSTLTPDEELARVREAVAAVARELEERGSKAGGLARDVLEAQAMMAEDPTLDTEVSTRVNAGKTGEYAVHEAFASFRDTLAAMGGYLGERAADLDDVAQRVIARLRGLPAPGVPDPGHPFVLVAKDLAPADTALLDLDQVLALVTTDGGPTSHTAILAREKSIVAVVGAAGAKDLVDGQTVIVDAAKGVVTVDPTEDELAQAQNRADARAAAASAPLTPGALKDGSPVPLLANLGKPGGAAEAVELGAEGVGLFRTEFLFLSATQAPTVDEQTASYTELLKAFPGKKVVVRALDAGADKPLAFLNDAHEDNPALGLRGLRALRASEDILREQLTALANADAATEADLWVMAPMVATVEEADYFVALAKEYGIKTAGVMVEVPSSAIQAKRILQIADFASIGTNDLTQYTLAADRLLGSVASYQDPWHPAVLELIKMTADGGKTNGKPVGICGEAAADPLLAVVLVGLGATTLSMAPTALADVRASLLQYTREDAERIAAAALAADDAASARSAAQAAAENLAG, encoded by the coding sequence ATGAGTGAACTGCGTGGAGTGGGTATCGGGCTGGGCGTCGCACAGGGCCCCGTCGCCCGCATGGCCGATCCCCTGCCCGCCCCCTCGGACGTCCCCAGCACCCTCACCCCCGACGAGGAGCTCGCCCGTGTCCGCGAGGCGGTCGCCGCCGTCGCCCGCGAATTGGAGGAGCGGGGCTCGAAGGCCGGGGGCCTTGCCCGCGATGTGCTCGAGGCGCAGGCGATGATGGCCGAGGACCCCACGCTCGACACCGAGGTCTCCACGCGGGTGAACGCCGGCAAGACCGGTGAGTACGCCGTCCACGAGGCGTTCGCGAGCTTCCGCGACACCCTGGCCGCCATGGGCGGCTATCTCGGTGAGCGCGCCGCCGACCTCGACGACGTCGCCCAGCGCGTCATCGCGCGCCTGCGCGGCCTGCCCGCCCCGGGCGTTCCCGACCCGGGTCACCCCTTCGTGCTCGTGGCCAAGGACCTGGCGCCCGCCGACACCGCGCTGCTCGACCTCGACCAGGTGCTCGCCCTGGTCACCACCGACGGCGGACCGACCTCGCACACCGCGATCCTCGCGCGCGAGAAGTCGATCGTCGCCGTCGTGGGCGCCGCTGGCGCCAAGGACCTCGTCGACGGGCAGACCGTGATCGTGGACGCCGCGAAGGGCGTCGTCACCGTCGATCCCACCGAGGACGAGCTGGCGCAGGCGCAGAATCGCGCCGATGCCCGCGCTGCCGCGGCATCCGCTCCGCTCACGCCGGGTGCCTTGAAGGACGGCTCGCCCGTTCCGCTGCTGGCCAACCTCGGCAAGCCGGGCGGCGCCGCCGAGGCGGTCGAGCTCGGCGCCGAGGGCGTCGGCCTGTTCCGCACCGAGTTCCTCTTCCTCTCCGCCACCCAGGCTCCGACCGTCGACGAGCAGACCGCGTCGTACACCGAGCTGCTGAAGGCGTTCCCCGGCAAAAAGGTCGTCGTCCGCGCCCTTGACGCCGGCGCCGACAAGCCGCTCGCCTTCCTCAACGACGCGCACGAGGACAACCCCGCGCTGGGCCTCCGAGGCCTGCGTGCCCTCCGCGCCAGCGAGGACATCCTGCGCGAGCAGCTCACCGCGCTCGCCAACGCGGATGCCGCGACCGAGGCCGACCTGTGGGTCATGGCGCCGATGGTCGCCACCGTCGAGGAGGCCGACTACTTCGTGGCGCTCGCGAAGGAGTACGGCATCAAGACGGCCGGTGTCATGGTCGAGGTTCCCTCGTCGGCGATCCAGGCGAAGCGCATCCTGCAGATCGCGGACTTCGCCTCCATCGGCACGAACGACCTCACGCAGTACACGCTCGCCGCCGACCGCCTGCTCGGCTCGGTGGCGTCGTACCAGGACCCGTGGCACCCCGCGGTCCTCGAGCTGATCAAGATGACCGCCGACGGCGGCAAGACCAACGGCAAGCCCGTCGGCATCTGCGGCGAGGCCGCCGCCGACCCGCTGCTGGCGGTCGTGCTCGTCGGGCTCGGCGCCACGACGCTGTCGATGGCCCCCACCGCCCTCGCGGACGTGCGCGCCTCGCTTCTGCAGTACACCCGCGAGGATGCCGAGCGCATCGCCGCGGCAGCCCTCGCCGCCGATGACGCGGCATCCGCACGATCGGCGGCTCAGGCCGCCGCTGAGAACCTCGCCGGCTGA
- a CDS encoding HPr family phosphocarrier protein codes for MSSVSRTIRIGSSNGLHARPAKLFAQGVKDSGLEVTISKGAGAPVNAASILGVISLGAEKGDYVTLTAEGENANAVLDVLAELLTTDHDDN; via the coding sequence ATGAGCTCTGTGTCCCGCACGATCCGCATCGGATCGTCCAACGGATTGCACGCCCGGCCCGCGAAGCTCTTCGCCCAGGGCGTGAAGGACTCCGGTCTGGAGGTCACGATCTCCAAAGGCGCGGGTGCGCCGGTCAACGCCGCCAGCATCCTGGGCGTCATCTCCCTCGGCGCGGAGAAGGGCGACTACGTCACCCTCACCGCGGAGGGCGAGAACGCGAACGCCGTGCTCGACGTGCTCGCCGAGCTGCTCACGACCGACCACGACGACAACTGA
- a CDS encoding PTS sugar transporter subunit IIB, with amino-acid sequence MRILVVCGAGASSTFVAQRVRHAAQAAGRELSAVAGTEQSLPIDIDAADVVLVGPHLQGSLDRIRREAAPRLVRVILLPTDIFSDLHGTRTLALIDETLTTDPDMPASTERNPA; translated from the coding sequence ATGAGGATCCTCGTTGTGTGCGGCGCGGGTGCGTCGAGCACTTTCGTCGCGCAGCGTGTTCGTCACGCAGCGCAGGCGGCCGGGCGTGAGCTCAGTGCCGTCGCCGGCACCGAACAGTCGCTCCCGATCGACATCGACGCCGCAGACGTCGTGCTCGTGGGACCCCACCTGCAGGGCAGCCTGGACCGCATCCGTCGCGAAGCGGCGCCGCGTCTCGTGCGCGTGATCCTCCTCCCGACCGACATCTTCAGCGATCTCCATGGCACGCGCACCCTCGCGCTGATCGACGAGACGCTGACCACCGACCCCGACATGCCCGCTTCGACGGAGAGGAACCCCGCATGA
- a CDS encoding BglG family transcription antiterminator produces the protein MSRARQDRVIALLAREGDWLTAAELADIVGVTPRSIRSYVTALNARVPDGVVVESGPLGYRAGADAPAALRAGVDAATPRERVHRLVRRLLSGREGIDVFETAEDFHVSPATLEADLGRVRALLGDTELTLERSGSRARLKGTEMAQRRLLSRLAHDETDDGAFDLDALRRSLGAGSIGEAVFGPFKADLVSGLRELGYFVNEFGIGDVMMHVAITADRVAHDRALETAALDETTPAQEQVGALLDTLCERHLGVRLGAGDRRHLAALVLGRVVAPGPGEAASVTRAGLQPEVEAAVRDVVHRAASEFLVDIEHQDFVLRLALHVQNLRLRAQQQAWSRNPLTRSLKATYPMIFEVAVFIADGLRGLLGIPLLDDEIAYIAMHVGGQLERSRHAGTVLTATIVCPGYYELHELLRSSVDRSLGQAVDVVGVDTRADPDWRAIETDLILTTIDPPFTGDGIVRIQPFLTESDIERVQAAAGRVRRARRLARLRDELGRYFSADAFIGRVAADADEESVIRDLGARLVALGVIDEGYVQRTLERERLSSTAFTDALAVPHAIGMTAARTAIAVGIADPSMAWGEGRVQVIAMVAFSESDREAFQTVFEQLVEVFSERDSVQRIVRRGTSFGPFLDELVAVVDG, from the coding sequence GTGAGCAGAGCGCGACAGGACCGTGTCATCGCACTGCTCGCGCGGGAAGGGGACTGGCTGACCGCCGCCGAGCTCGCCGACATCGTCGGCGTGACACCTCGCAGCATCCGCAGCTACGTCACCGCGCTGAACGCGCGGGTGCCCGACGGCGTCGTCGTCGAGTCGGGCCCCCTCGGCTATCGTGCGGGCGCGGATGCGCCCGCTGCGCTGCGAGCCGGAGTGGATGCCGCGACTCCGCGGGAGCGCGTGCACCGGCTCGTGCGCCGGCTGCTGTCGGGACGGGAAGGCATCGACGTCTTCGAGACCGCCGAGGACTTCCACGTCAGTCCGGCGACCCTCGAAGCAGACCTGGGCCGGGTCCGTGCGCTGCTGGGCGACACGGAGCTCACGCTGGAGCGCAGCGGGTCGCGCGCGCGACTGAAAGGCACGGAGATGGCGCAGCGGCGCCTGCTGAGCCGGCTCGCGCACGACGAGACCGACGACGGCGCGTTCGACCTCGATGCCCTCCGGCGCAGCCTCGGCGCGGGATCGATCGGTGAAGCGGTCTTCGGCCCGTTCAAAGCCGATCTCGTTTCGGGTCTGCGTGAGCTCGGCTACTTCGTCAACGAGTTCGGCATCGGCGACGTGATGATGCACGTCGCCATCACCGCCGACCGCGTCGCGCACGACCGTGCGCTGGAGACGGCCGCGCTCGATGAGACGACGCCCGCTCAGGAGCAGGTCGGGGCTCTGCTCGACACGCTGTGCGAGCGGCATCTGGGGGTGCGCCTGGGCGCGGGAGACCGTCGACACCTCGCCGCCCTCGTCCTCGGCCGCGTCGTGGCGCCCGGTCCCGGTGAGGCGGCGTCGGTCACACGAGCGGGCCTGCAGCCCGAGGTCGAGGCGGCCGTGCGCGACGTCGTGCACCGTGCGGCATCCGAGTTCCTCGTCGACATCGAGCACCAGGACTTCGTATTGCGCCTCGCCCTCCACGTGCAGAACCTGCGGCTGCGCGCACAGCAGCAGGCGTGGTCGCGCAACCCCCTCACCCGGTCGCTGAAGGCCACCTACCCGATGATCTTCGAGGTCGCGGTCTTTATCGCGGACGGCCTGCGGGGGCTTCTCGGCATCCCGCTCCTGGACGACGAGATCGCCTACATCGCGATGCACGTCGGCGGCCAGCTGGAACGGAGCCGTCACGCCGGCACGGTGTTGACCGCGACGATCGTGTGCCCCGGGTACTACGAACTGCATGAACTGCTGCGATCGAGCGTGGACCGCTCGCTCGGACAGGCGGTCGACGTCGTCGGCGTCGACACACGGGCCGACCCCGACTGGCGGGCGATCGAGACCGATCTGATCCTCACGACGATCGACCCGCCCTTCACCGGTGACGGCATCGTGCGCATCCAGCCCTTCCTCACGGAGAGCGACATCGAGCGGGTGCAGGCGGCGGCCGGACGCGTGCGCCGTGCGCGCCGCTTGGCGCGACTGCGCGATGAGCTCGGCCGCTACTTCTCCGCCGACGCCTTCATCGGGCGCGTTGCCGCGGATGCCGACGAGGAGAGCGTCATCCGCGACCTCGGAGCCCGACTCGTCGCGCTGGGCGTCATCGATGAGGGGTACGTCCAGCGCACGCTCGAGCGCGAACGGCTGTCATCGACCGCCTTCACCGACGCGCTCGCGGTGCCCCACGCGATCGGGATGACCGCGGCGCGCACGGCGATCGCCGTGGGCATCGCCGACCCGTCCATGGCCTGGGGCGAAGGGCGCGTGCAGGTGATCGCGATGGTGGCCTTCTCCGAGAGCGATCGCGAAGCGTTCCAGACGGTGTTCGAGCAGCTGGTCGAAGTGTTCAGCGAACGCGACAGCGTGCAGCGGATCGTCCGCCGCGGCACGTCTTTCGGACCCTTCCTCGACGAACTCGTGGCCGTCGTCGACGGCTGA
- a CDS encoding GNAT family N-acetyltransferase, with product MLLTDSVVLENEHVRLEPLRADHAGELQRAREGLQYAWYTSVPSDASADIIHRLAERDAGRMNPFAVVVGGVAVGMTTFCTIDLDSPRVEIGYTWLSPTVQRTGVNTAAKLLLLEHAFEQCHVIAVQFCTHWHNRQSRAAIERLGAKQDGVLRNHRVGPDGTLRDTVVYSILPHEWPTVKQGLRARLR from the coding sequence GTGCTGCTGACCGATTCCGTCGTCCTCGAGAACGAGCATGTGCGGCTGGAGCCGCTGCGGGCGGACCACGCGGGCGAGCTGCAACGTGCCCGCGAGGGGCTGCAGTACGCCTGGTACACCTCCGTTCCGTCAGACGCGAGCGCAGACATCATCCACCGGCTCGCCGAACGCGACGCCGGGCGCATGAACCCGTTCGCCGTCGTGGTCGGCGGCGTGGCCGTGGGGATGACGACGTTCTGCACCATCGACCTGGACAGTCCGCGGGTGGAGATCGGCTACACGTGGTTGTCGCCGACGGTGCAGCGCACCGGTGTGAACACGGCCGCCAAGCTCCTGCTGCTGGAGCACGCGTTCGAGCAGTGCCACGTGATCGCCGTGCAGTTCTGCACGCACTGGCACAACCGTCAGTCGCGGGCAGCGATCGAGCGCCTCGGCGCAAAGCAGGACGGCGTGCTCCGCAACCATCGGGTCGGCCCCGACGGCACGCTGCGCGACACCGTCGTGTACTCGATCCTCCCGCACGAGTGGCCGACGGTGAAGCAGGGCCTGCGGGCCCGGCTGCGCTGA
- a CDS encoding phospho-sugar mutase, which produces MSGADAAGTTVLDAARAWLAQDPDELTRAELTAIVDAAADGDEAASAELADRFGTRLQFGTAGLRGRLGAGSNRMNRVLVSQAAAGFAAYLREKAAPGTTPLVVIGYDGRRNSDVFARDSAELFAGAGLRAVLLPRMLPTPVLAFAVRHLDAAAGVMVTASHNPPDDNGYKVYLGGADHGSQIVSPADAEIAAHIDRIAATSAVPDLARAAYEVADESVITAYVAATAAVAPATAGAAGMNWVYTAMHGVGSETLHAILDVAGYPRPRVVEAQIAPDGRFPTVAFPNPEEPGAMDLAFETARAVGADFVIANDPDADRLAVALPDEKAPGGWRRLTGNEIGLLLGWRAAARAGERGETGSLACSLVSSPGLQTVAEHYGLDFHATLTGFKWISRAPGILYGFEEALGYLVNPETVRDKDGISAAVAILGMIAEARERGESLTDLLRSFQETFGFFASGQVSLRVEDLSVIGRIMSALRQAPPARVGAVAVTGIDDLLTGAGGVPPSDVLRLWLEDGSRLIVRPSGTEPKLKAYLDVRGTSAADAQERLAALDAATRTLLL; this is translated from the coding sequence GTGAGCGGCGCGGATGCCGCGGGGACGACCGTGCTCGACGCGGCGCGCGCCTGGCTCGCGCAGGACCCCGATGAGCTGACACGCGCGGAGCTGACCGCCATCGTGGATGCCGCAGCGGATGGCGATGAGGCGGCATCCGCCGAGCTCGCCGACCGTTTCGGCACCCGCCTGCAGTTCGGCACCGCGGGTCTGCGCGGACGCCTCGGAGCAGGCAGCAACCGCATGAACCGGGTGCTGGTTTCTCAGGCCGCGGCGGGCTTCGCCGCCTACCTGCGTGAAAAGGCGGCGCCGGGAACGACGCCGCTCGTGGTCATCGGCTACGACGGCCGCCGCAACTCGGACGTGTTCGCCCGGGACTCGGCGGAGCTGTTCGCCGGCGCGGGCCTGCGCGCGGTGCTGCTTCCGCGGATGCTTCCCACCCCGGTGCTGGCCTTCGCGGTGCGCCATCTCGACGCCGCCGCCGGCGTCATGGTGACGGCGTCGCACAACCCGCCGGACGACAACGGCTACAAGGTGTACCTCGGCGGCGCCGACCACGGCTCACAGATCGTCTCCCCCGCCGACGCCGAGATCGCGGCGCACATCGACCGGATCGCGGCGACCTCGGCGGTCCCCGACCTGGCTCGCGCCGCGTACGAGGTCGCGGACGAGTCCGTCATCACCGCCTACGTCGCCGCCACCGCGGCCGTCGCCCCCGCCACCGCGGGCGCCGCCGGCATGAACTGGGTGTACACAGCCATGCACGGCGTGGGCTCAGAGACCCTGCACGCGATCCTCGACGTCGCCGGCTATCCCCGACCCCGTGTCGTGGAGGCGCAGATCGCGCCCGACGGGCGCTTCCCGACCGTGGCCTTCCCCAATCCGGAGGAGCCGGGGGCGATGGATCTCGCGTTCGAGACGGCGCGCGCCGTCGGTGCCGACTTCGTGATCGCCAACGACCCGGACGCCGATCGACTGGCCGTGGCCCTCCCCGATGAGAAAGCCCCCGGCGGCTGGCGGCGCCTGACCGGCAACGAGATCGGGCTGCTGCTGGGCTGGCGCGCCGCGGCCCGCGCCGGCGAACGCGGTGAGACGGGGTCGCTGGCCTGCTCGTTGGTGTCCTCTCCGGGCCTGCAGACCGTCGCCGAGCACTACGGTCTCGACTTCCACGCGACGCTGACGGGCTTCAAGTGGATCTCGCGCGCACCCGGCATCCTGTACGGCTTCGAGGAGGCGCTCGGGTACCTGGTCAACCCGGAGACGGTGCGCGACAAGGACGGCATCTCCGCCGCCGTGGCGATTCTCGGCATGATCGCCGAGGCACGTGAGCGCGGTGAGAGCCTCACCGATCTGCTGCGCAGCTTCCAGGAGACGTTCGGCTTCTTCGCGTCGGGCCAGGTCTCGCTGCGCGTCGAGGACCTGTCGGTGATCGGGCGCATCATGTCGGCGCTTCGCCAGGCTCCGCCCGCTCGGGTGGGCGCGGTCGCGGTGACCGGCATCGACGACCTTCTCACCGGCGCCGGCGGCGTGCCGCCCAGCGACGTCCTGCGGCTGTGGCTGGAGGACGGGTCGCGTCTGATCGTGCGCCCGAGCGGCACCGAGCCCAAGCTCAAGGCGTACCTGGACGTGCGCGGCACCTCGGCCGCAGACGCGCAGGAACGGCTCGCCGCCCTGGATGCCGCCACCCGCACCCTCCTCCTCTGA
- a CDS encoding purine-nucleoside phosphorylase, with product MSDMNTNPLDDPSADPFEVAAQAAADIARLTGVERHDIALTLGSGWGKAADLVGETTATIPAIEVTGFSAPALAGHVGSIRSILTPTGKRVLVIGARTHYYEGHGVRRVVHSVRTAAATGAATMVLTNGAGGIKETWTPGTPVLISDHINLTADSPLEGATFIDLTDLYSSRLRELARTVDPTLDEGVYCQFRGPHYETPAEVQMAKAIGGHIVGMSTALEAIAARQAGMEVLGFSLITNLAAGIQKTPLSHAEVIEAGQAAEPVISALLARVIGQL from the coding sequence ATGTCCGACATGAACACCAACCCGCTCGACGACCCCTCCGCCGACCCGTTCGAGGTGGCCGCGCAGGCCGCCGCCGATATCGCACGCCTGACCGGCGTCGAGCGGCACGACATCGCGCTCACGCTCGGCAGCGGCTGGGGCAAGGCCGCCGACCTCGTCGGCGAGACGACGGCGACGATTCCCGCGATCGAGGTCACCGGCTTCAGCGCGCCGGCGCTGGCCGGCCACGTCGGATCGATCCGCAGCATCCTGACCCCCACGGGCAAGCGGGTGCTCGTGATCGGCGCGCGCACGCACTACTACGAGGGCCACGGCGTGCGCCGGGTCGTGCACAGCGTTCGCACGGCCGCCGCCACGGGTGCCGCGACGATGGTGCTCACCAACGGCGCCGGCGGCATCAAAGAGACGTGGACGCCGGGCACCCCGGTGCTCATCAGCGACCACATCAACCTGACCGCCGATTCGCCCTTGGAGGGCGCGACGTTCATCGACCTCACCGACCTGTACTCCTCGCGTCTGCGAGAGCTCGCCCGCACGGTCGATCCGACGCTCGACGAAGGGGTGTACTGCCAGTTCCGCGGTCCCCACTACGAGACGCCGGCGGAGGTGCAGATGGCCAAGGCGATCGGCGGCCACATCGTCGGAATGTCGACGGCGCTGGAGGCGATCGCCGCCCGTCAGGCCGGCATGGAGGTGCTCGGCTTCTCCCTCATCACCAACCTCGCCGCCGGCATCCAGAAGACCCCGCTCAGCCACGCCGAGGTGATCGAGGCCGGCCAGGCCGCCGAGCCCGTGATCTCCGCGCTGCTGGCTCGCGTGATCGGGCAGCTGTGA
- a CDS encoding NAD(P)H-quinone dehydrogenase, whose protein sequence is MSSSFVNTQSVAVLGGGPGGYEAALAAAQLGADVTLVERAGVGGAAVITDVVPSKSLIATADAAVAISEASDLGVQFFAKGESGVALKPEVAINLAAVNKRLLSLARQQSDDMRAQLVDAGVRIISGHGRLDGHHAIVVATGPGGTDFDRVEADTLVVAVGASPRELPTARPDGERILTWTQLYDMKALPEHLIVVGSGVTGAEFASAYMNLGAKVTLISSRDQVLPGEDADAAAVLEKVFTRGGMTVLSKSRAEGVERTAEGVVVSLSDGRTVEGSHCLLAVGSIPNTAGIGLEDAGVQLTASGHIRVNRVARTSVPNIYAAGDCTTFVPLASVASMQGRTAIFHALGDTVIPLERRRITANIFTAPEIATVGRQEKDLETGAINGYVYKLPLAANARAKMMGITDGFVKIVAREGSGTVIGGVIVAPRASELIYPIAIAVERRLTVDQVSRVFAVFPSLSASITDATRAMHLVNRDDDFFG, encoded by the coding sequence ATGTCCTCGAGCTTCGTGAACACCCAGTCGGTCGCCGTCCTCGGGGGCGGCCCCGGAGGCTACGAAGCGGCGCTCGCGGCTGCGCAGCTCGGCGCCGACGTCACTCTCGTGGAGCGCGCGGGGGTCGGTGGGGCGGCCGTCATCACCGACGTCGTCCCTTCGAAGAGCCTCATCGCGACGGCAGATGCCGCGGTCGCCATCTCGGAGGCCTCCGACCTCGGCGTGCAGTTCTTCGCGAAGGGCGAGAGCGGCGTCGCGCTCAAGCCCGAGGTTGCGATCAACCTCGCCGCCGTCAACAAGCGCCTGCTCTCGCTCGCTCGCCAGCAGTCCGATGACATGCGCGCGCAGCTGGTCGATGCCGGCGTGCGCATCATCTCCGGGCACGGGCGCCTGGACGGACACCACGCGATCGTCGTCGCCACCGGTCCCGGCGGCACCGATTTCGATCGCGTCGAGGCCGACACCCTGGTCGTCGCCGTCGGAGCGTCACCACGAGAGCTTCCCACCGCCCGCCCGGATGGCGAGCGGATCCTCACGTGGACGCAGCTGTACGACATGAAGGCGCTTCCCGAGCACCTCATCGTCGTCGGCTCCGGCGTCACCGGCGCCGAGTTCGCCTCCGCCTACATGAACCTCGGGGCGAAGGTGACGCTCATCTCCAGCCGCGACCAGGTGCTCCCGGGCGAGGATGCCGACGCCGCCGCCGTCCTCGAGAAGGTCTTCACCCGCGGTGGAATGACGGTGCTGTCGAAATCACGGGCCGAGGGGGTCGAGCGCACCGCTGAGGGCGTCGTCGTCTCGCTCTCGGACGGGCGCACGGTCGAAGGCAGCCACTGCCTGCTCGCCGTCGGCTCGATTCCGAACACCGCCGGCATCGGCCTCGAGGATGCCGGGGTGCAGTTGACCGCGTCCGGCCACATCCGCGTCAATCGCGTCGCCCGCACGTCGGTGCCGAACATCTACGCGGCCGGCGACTGCACGACCTTCGTTCCGCTGGCCTCGGTGGCCTCCATGCAGGGTCGCACCGCGATCTTCCACGCGCTCGGCGACACCGTCATACCGCTGGAGCGTCGCCGCATCACCGCGAACATCTTCACGGCGCCCGAGATCGCCACCGTCGGCCGTCAGGAGAAGGACCTGGAGACGGGCGCCATCAACGGCTATGTCTACAAGCTGCCCCTCGCGGCGAACGCCCGCGCGAAGATGATGGGCATCACCGACGGCTTCGTCAAGATCGTCGCGCGCGAGGGCAGCGGCACCGTCATCGGCGGCGTCATCGTCGCCCCGCGTGCCTCCGAGCTCATCTACCCGATCGCCATCGCCGTCGAGCGTCGACTGACCGTCGATCAGGTCTCGCGCGTGTTCGCCGTCTTCCCCTCGCTGAGCGCGTCGATCACCGACGCGACCCGGGCGATGCACCTCGTCAACCGCGACGACGACTTCTTCGGCTGA